In Neisseria dentiae, one DNA window encodes the following:
- the hisB gene encoding imidazoleglycerol-phosphate dehydratase HisB, with product MNKTQLHLHNLQLLVKEAGSMAELARRCGYDNSASLSQIKRRLEQQIEDENGRGIRPSLLAKLEAGMGKRKGWMNREHDPEEEQRRKEAAAARAAAAEQAAFSAPAPALDFNHAEGRVAVVSRNTCETQITVAINLDGTGKSRFDTGVPFLEHMLDQIARHSLIDIDITCKGDLHIDDHHTVEDIGITFGQALKQALGNKAGIRRYGHAYVPLDEALSRVVIDLSGRPGLVYNIEFTRALIGRFDVDLFSEFFTGLVNHSMMTLHIDNLSGKNAHHQAETVFKAFGRALRAAVEFDPRMAGQMPSTKGTLTEE from the coding sequence ATGAACAAAACCCAACTCCACCTGCACAACCTGCAACTGCTGGTTAAAGAAGCCGGCTCCATGGCCGAATTGGCCCGCCGCTGCGGTTATGATAATTCCGCCTCGCTCTCGCAAATCAAACGCCGCTTGGAGCAGCAAATCGAAGACGAAAACGGCCGCGGCATCCGCCCCTCGCTGTTGGCGAAGCTCGAAGCCGGCATGGGCAAACGCAAAGGTTGGATGAACCGCGAACACGATCCCGAAGAAGAGCAACGCCGCAAAGAAGCCGCCGCCGCCCGTGCAGCGGCAGCCGAACAGGCGGCATTCTCCGCGCCTGCGCCCGCGCTTGATTTCAACCATGCCGAAGGCCGTGTGGCCGTGGTTAGCCGCAACACCTGCGAAACCCAAATTACCGTGGCAATCAATCTCGACGGAACGGGTAAAAGCCGCTTCGATACCGGCGTACCTTTTTTGGAGCATATGCTCGACCAAATCGCCCGCCACAGCCTGATCGATATCGACATCACCTGTAAAGGCGACCTGCATATCGACGACCACCACACCGTGGAAGACATCGGCATCACTTTCGGCCAGGCATTAAAACAGGCGTTGGGCAACAAAGCGGGCATCCGCCGCTACGGTCATGCCTATGTGCCGCTCGACGAAGCCTTGAGCCGTGTGGTCATCGATTTGTCCGGCCGCCCCGGCTTGGTTTACAACATCGAATTCACCCGCGCCTTGATCGGCAGGTTTGATGTGGATTTGTTCAGCGAGTTTTTCACCGGCCTGGTCAACCACAGCATGATGACGCTGCATATCGACAATTTAAGCGGCAAAAATGCCCACCACCAAGCCGAAACCGTGTTCAAAGCCTTCGGCCGTGCCTTGCGCGCAGCGGTAGAGTTCGACCCGCGCATGGCCGGGCAGATGCCTTCCACCAAGGGTACGCTCACCGAAGAATAA